A window from Neobacillus sp. PS3-40 encodes these proteins:
- a CDS encoding TIGR04086 family membrane protein yields MIFSFILRFTSVREISLQYIITAISFIGLFGGGFLSGGKGKQKGWLIGGLTGLIYSLIVFLFQYLGYDRLFTGEQIIYHICYTLIAMMGGILGVNMSSNSRTA; encoded by the coding sequence TTGATTTTTTCCTTTATTCTTAGATTTACTTCCGTACGGGAAATATCACTTCAATACATTATTACAGCCATTTCATTTATCGGGCTGTTTGGAGGCGGATTTTTGTCCGGTGGAAAAGGAAAACAAAAAGGATGGCTAATCGGGGGATTAACGGGATTAATCTATTCTTTAATTGTATTTTTGTTTCAATATTTAGGATATGACCGCCTTTTTACTGGAGAGCAAATTATTTATCATATTTGTTACACATTGATTGCCATGATGGGTGGAATACTGGGCGTAAATATGTCATCAAATTCCCGGACTGCATAA
- the yajC gene encoding preprotein translocase subunit YajC codes for MQGIGTILPLILMFVLFYFLLIRPQQKRQKAVKQMQSDLKKGDKIVTIGGLHGFIDSIDDNKAVIKCGDGSRLTYERSAIRDVVESAPEDKLAKKD; via the coding sequence ATGCAAGGAATTGGCACTATTTTACCTTTGATTTTGATGTTTGTGTTGTTTTATTTCTTATTAATTCGCCCACAGCAAAAACGTCAAAAGGCAGTAAAACAAATGCAAAGTGATCTTAAAAAAGGTGATAAAATCGTCACTATTGGTGGATTACATGGTTTTATAGATTCTATTGATGACAATAAGGCCGTCATTAAATGTGGAGACGGTAGTCGCTTAACATATGAGCGCTCTGCTATCCGTGATGTAGTTGAGTCTGCACCAGAAGATAAGCTAGCTAAGAAAGACTGA
- the ruvA gene encoding Holliday junction branch migration protein RuvA, whose protein sequence is MYEFIKGTLEFVGPEYIVIENNGIGFQIATPNPFIYSSKIENKVTVFTYQYVREDLLALYGFETREEKRLFTKLLNVSGIGPKGALAILASGEVQQVVQAIENEDEGFLIKFPGVGKKTARQMILDLKGKLHNIVPDCFPNLFNANETLVQNETRFAAFEEAVLALKALGYTEKEIKKISPELKKEQLSTDQYIKKALQRLLK, encoded by the coding sequence TTGTATGAATTTATTAAAGGCACACTAGAGTTTGTAGGTCCTGAATACATAGTGATCGAAAATAATGGGATTGGCTTTCAAATCGCAACGCCAAATCCATTTATATATTCGAGTAAAATTGAAAATAAGGTAACAGTATTTACTTATCAATATGTAAGGGAAGATCTGCTAGCACTTTATGGTTTTGAAACAAGGGAAGAAAAAAGGCTGTTTACAAAATTATTAAATGTTTCTGGAATCGGTCCAAAAGGGGCACTTGCCATTCTTGCATCTGGGGAAGTGCAGCAGGTGGTCCAAGCAATTGAAAATGAAGATGAGGGTTTCCTCATTAAATTTCCAGGTGTGGGCAAAAAAACAGCTAGACAAATGATATTAGATTTAAAAGGAAAACTCCATAATATTGTACCTGACTGTTTTCCGAATTTGTTTAATGCAAATGAAACTTTAGTTCAAAATGAAACTAGATTCGCTGCCTTTGAGGAAGCAGTTTTAGCATTAAAGGCACTTGGATATACGGAAAAGGAGATAAAAAAAATATCTCCTGAATTAAAAAAAGAACAGCTATCAACTGATCAATATATTAAAAAGGCCCTTCAACGGCTATTAAAATAA
- a CDS encoding phosphotransferase: MTIKKRGGDDYFNRLLSHLNQQFKEKIVKMVTIRDAVFLVKTTKKTYIIKGYSSNRKLKLQEVFTATLRNEGFTKSYIYLQDLFKEPLFFEGKYFGCMEYIKPNENSFSYRTYNNRMEGLDLLEEFHQITATIAPRYKTLLSLSKIQSKWTERSTIFSRNIPMLRYFLQDPFINEMLEWANWSLDGMKETDDFFLKKPHVILHGDVAHHNFLRDSKGNLNLIDYDLISIGPECIDILQYANRILPFVDWSYEYLSKHKQIQKYLNEEAFLYALAFPADIFREWNRLIRENTNTDSYKYKQVIELTLDQFYLRRQFVKKLKDKISKLKQH, translated from the coding sequence ATGACTATTAAAAAAAGAGGAGGAGATGATTATTTCAATCGTCTCCTTTCCCATTTAAACCAGCAATTTAAAGAAAAAATTGTTAAAATGGTGACCATTAGAGATGCAGTTTTCTTAGTTAAAACTACGAAAAAAACGTATATTATTAAGGGATATTCCTCAAATCGTAAGCTTAAACTGCAAGAGGTATTCACAGCAACACTCCGTAACGAAGGTTTTACAAAATCATATATATATTTGCAAGATCTATTTAAAGAACCACTTTTTTTTGAAGGAAAATATTTCGGTTGCATGGAATACATTAAGCCAAATGAGAATTCATTTTCGTATCGAACGTACAATAATCGGATGGAAGGACTTGATTTGTTAGAAGAATTTCATCAAATAACAGCAACGATTGCCCCAAGATATAAAACATTGCTTTCCTTAAGCAAAATTCAATCAAAATGGACAGAACGTTCAACTATTTTTTCTCGAAATATACCAATGCTACGATACTTTTTGCAAGATCCCTTCATTAATGAAATGTTGGAATGGGCAAATTGGTCACTAGACGGTATGAAAGAAACGGATGATTTTTTTCTGAAGAAACCACATGTCATTCTGCACGGGGATGTTGCTCATCATAATTTTTTAAGGGACTCCAAAGGAAATTTAAACTTAATTGATTATGATTTAATCAGTATTGGTCCTGAATGTATAGATATTTTACAATATGCCAATCGAATCCTCCCATTTGTTGATTGGTCATATGAATATCTTTCAAAACATAAACAAATTCAAAAATATTTGAATGAAGAAGCGTTTTTGTATGCATTAGCCTTTCCTGCCGATATTTTTCGAGAATGGAATCGACTGATCCGAGAAAATACAAACACTGATTCTTATAAATATAAACAGGTAATCGAATTAACTCTTGATCAGTTTTATTTGAGAAGGCAATTTGTGAAAAAGCTAAAGGATAAAATAAGCAAACTAAAACAACATTAA
- the ruvB gene encoding Holliday junction branch migration DNA helicase RuvB: MEERIISGEADLNDISLEQSLRPKNLKQYIGQDKVKANLEIFIEAAKLRHETLDHVLLYGPPGLGKTTLATIIANEMGVNIRTTSGPAIERPGDLAAILTALEPGDVLFIDEIHRLPRSIEEVLYPAMEDFCLDIVIGKGPSARSVRLDLPPFTLVGATTRAGAISAPLRDRFGVLSRLEYYKEDQLMSIVLRTSEVFETEIDSHAATEIARRSRGTPRIANRLLRRVRDFAQVKANGIINLELANEALELLQVDRLGLDHIDHKLIMEIISKFRGGPVGLDTIAATIGEESDTIEDVYEPYLLQIGFLQRTPRGRMVTELAYHHFHLDIPNE, encoded by the coding sequence TTGGAAGAACGAATTATTTCGGGTGAGGCAGACCTAAACGATATATCGCTTGAACAAAGCCTTCGGCCTAAAAACTTGAAGCAATACATAGGACAAGATAAAGTAAAGGCTAATTTAGAAATTTTTATTGAAGCTGCAAAACTAAGGCATGAGACTTTAGACCATGTACTTTTATATGGCCCTCCTGGCTTAGGAAAAACGACACTGGCGACGATCATTGCCAATGAAATGGGCGTAAATATTCGAACGACATCGGGCCCTGCAATCGAAAGACCGGGAGATTTGGCGGCAATTCTTACAGCACTTGAGCCAGGTGATGTCTTATTTATTGATGAAATACACAGATTGCCAAGATCTATTGAAGAGGTTTTATATCCTGCAATGGAAGATTTTTGCCTCGATATTGTAATTGGTAAGGGGCCAAGCGCCCGATCTGTCCGCCTTGATTTGCCACCATTTACACTTGTAGGGGCAACGACAAGAGCAGGGGCAATATCTGCTCCACTTCGGGATCGATTTGGAGTTTTGAGCCGTCTCGAGTATTATAAGGAAGATCAATTGATGAGTATTGTCCTTAGAACCTCGGAGGTGTTTGAGACAGAAATAGACAGTCACGCTGCAACTGAAATCGCGAGAAGGTCACGAGGAACACCAAGGATTGCTAACCGTTTACTCCGTAGAGTAAGGGATTTTGCTCAAGTAAAGGCAAACGGTATAATCAATCTCGAACTAGCAAACGAAGCACTCGAATTATTGCAAGTTGACCGGCTTGGCCTTGATCATATTGATCACAAGCTTATAATGGAGATTATTTCAAAGTTTCGCGGTGGACCGGTTGGTCTTGATACGATTGCTGCAACGATTGGGGAAGAGTCAGACACCATTGAAGACGTTTATGAGCCATATTTGCTGCAAATTGGCTTTTTGCAAAGAACGCCTCGAGGAAGAATGGTTACGGAACTGGCCTATCACCATTTTCACTTGGATATTCCTAATGAGTAA
- a CDS encoding DUF421 domain-containing protein, whose product MEEHFIIIFRTIFLYVLIFIIFRLMGKREIGELSILDLVVFIMIAEMGVVAIEDTKDPLIHTILPMSLLMLIQITTALISLKSKRFRDFVDGKPTIIINKGRIDENAMRKQRYNFDDLMMQLREKDIRSITDVEFAILESSGKLSIIEKEKDENNNTISGDITIPLIIDGDINEDNLQRINKTNFWLRQELKKKGYNEIKKVSFCSFENGKFFIDMLDE is encoded by the coding sequence GTGGAAGAACATTTTATTATAATTTTTCGAACAATATTTCTGTATGTACTTATATTTATTATCTTTCGATTAATGGGTAAGAGAGAAATAGGGGAATTGAGTATCTTGGACTTGGTTGTATTTATCATGATTGCTGAAATGGGTGTTGTTGCAATTGAGGATACGAAAGACCCCCTTATTCATACAATTTTGCCAATGTCACTGCTAATGCTAATTCAGATCACGACTGCGTTGATTTCTCTAAAAAGCAAACGGTTTCGAGATTTTGTTGATGGGAAGCCTACAATTATTATTAATAAAGGTAGAATTGATGAAAACGCGATGCGAAAACAGCGTTATAATTTTGATGATCTTATGATGCAATTACGGGAAAAGGATATTCGTAGTATCACCGATGTTGAATTTGCCATTTTGGAGTCATCAGGAAAATTGTCAATTATTGAAAAGGAAAAAGATGAGAATAATAATACAATAAGTGGGGATATAACGATCCCTTTAATAATTGACGGGGACATAAATGAAGACAACCTACAAAGGATTAACAAGACAAACTTCTGGCTCAGGCAGGAATTAAAAAAGAAAGGGTATAATGAAATAAAAAAGGTTTCTTTTTGCAGCTTTGAAAATGGAAAGTTTTTCATAGATATGTTAGATGAATAA
- the safA gene encoding SafA/ExsA family spore coat assembly protein — translation MKIHIVQKGDTLWKIAKKYGVNFEELKKMNSQLSNPDMIMPGMKIKVPTTGGMIKKEAPIAGTTPVAPIHQGFKKEMPILEHPFAKEQPKPLPIVEAPKKEMPIIKEAPIIKEAPKVPYIPKMPLPVIPEIDINNYYMMNMANLNVQQPQPQPPPLPQPLPQPQPLPQLPPKPVILPEVKEVPKQEVPVEECLPIGVEQPMCLDNCVPMSPVMPGPGCIYPMGGYPVQPYLPYQQAPIPAVPMTPSMMPTASGVAPAVAGASYMAPQFDDESSSFMPQMPMNPMMGTQAIQTPYMQQGIAPTAQMPTSYQQMPAGYPGGVNPEYGEMPAGYPTGVNPGYGQMPAGYPTGVNPGYGQMPAGYPTGVNPGYGEVPAGYPTGANPGYGEVPAGYPGGVNPGYGEMPAGYQAGQNPGYTGIPAGMYPGYQGMPTGAYPGYTPSPYYPGGYGQSPTVPGPGYVNPAMVSPYGGQMPYGYPQAGSFPQGMSSEYESPSMSMPQMGVQSYPAQSQMPVGTGALGDCGCGAPSAAQNFVPTTPPIYSAPYSAPINVAQPPYMNPYGMGPMGANSYSMPRYDDESNDY, via the coding sequence GTGAAGATCCATATCGTACAGAAGGGGGATACTCTTTGGAAAATCGCCAAGAAGTACGGCGTGAATTTTGAAGAGCTGAAAAAAATGAATTCACAGCTCAGTAACCCTGATATGATTATGCCCGGTATGAAAATAAAGGTTCCAACTACAGGTGGAATGATAAAGAAAGAAGCACCTATTGCAGGGACAACACCGGTAGCTCCAATTCATCAAGGGTTTAAAAAGGAAATGCCGATACTCGAGCATCCGTTTGCCAAAGAGCAGCCAAAACCGTTACCAATCGTTGAAGCACCAAAGAAGGAAATGCCAATTATTAAAGAGGCTCCAATTATTAAAGAAGCACCGAAAGTACCGTATATACCCAAAATGCCACTACCAGTGATCCCAGAAATTGATATCAACAACTATTATATGATGAACATGGCTAATTTGAATGTTCAACAACCACAACCACAACCGCCGCCATTACCGCAACCATTGCCACAGCCACAGCCGTTGCCACAACTTCCGCCAAAACCAGTAATACTTCCAGAGGTAAAAGAGGTACCGAAGCAAGAGGTACCAGTGGAAGAATGTTTGCCGATTGGAGTTGAACAACCAATGTGCCTAGATAATTGTGTTCCAATGTCACCAGTAATGCCTGGACCAGGATGTATTTATCCAATGGGTGGATACCCAGTACAGCCTTATTTACCATATCAGCAGGCTCCAATTCCAGCTGTGCCGATGACACCAAGTATGATGCCAACAGCTTCTGGAGTTGCTCCAGCTGTTGCAGGGGCATCCTATATGGCACCACAATTTGATGACGAGTCATCATCCTTTATGCCACAAATGCCAATGAACCCAATGATGGGGACACAGGCAATTCAAACGCCATATATGCAGCAAGGTATAGCACCAACAGCACAAATGCCTACAAGTTATCAGCAAATGCCAGCAGGCTACCCAGGAGGAGTAAATCCAGAGTATGGAGAAATGCCAGCAGGCTACCCAACAGGAGTAAATCCAGGGTATGGGCAAATGCCAGCAGGCTACCCAACAGGAGTAAATCCAGGGTATGGGCAAATGCCAGCAGGCTACCCAACAGGAGTAAATCCGGGGTATGGAGAAGTGCCAGCAGGCTACCCAACAGGAGCAAATCCGGGGTATGGAGAAGTGCCAGCAGGCTACCCAGGAGGAGTAAATCCAGGATATGGAGAAATGCCAGCAGGCTACCAAGCAGGTCAAAATCCTGGATACACAGGGATACCAGCAGGCATGTATCCTGGTTATCAGGGAATGCCTACAGGTGCCTACCCGGGTTATACACCAAGTCCTTACTATCCCGGCGGGTATGGTCAGTCACCAACTGTACCAGGACCTGGATATGTAAATCCTGCAATGGTATCTCCGTATGGTGGTCAAATGCCTTACGGATATCCACAAGCAGGATCTTTTCCTCAGGGAATGAGCTCTGAATATGAATCGCCTTCCATGTCAATGCCGCAAATGGGAGTACAGTCATATCCTGCTCAAAGTCAAATGCCTGTAGGAACTGGAGCATTAGGAGATTGCGGTTGCGGTGCACCATCTGCAGCACAAAACTTTGTACCTACAACTCCACCCATTTATTCAGCACCATATTCAGCTCCAATAAATGTGGCCCAACCTCCTTATATGAACCCATATGGAATGGGACCAATGGGTGCAAACTCTTACTCCATGCCACGCTATGATGATGAGAGCAATGACTATTAA
- a CDS encoding YhcN/YlaJ family sporulation lipoprotein, translating into MKRSKWLLPVSALIMVIGMAGCAGNNRAGVNERYNDNARPIGYYSNENHPNQTNALLSDNDGPLTEMMDHSLGAEGKIVQNQKSRLVQVKDKNGNPPIPTAPLATDDRNFSQHDNRFSISDANYSGHLNQRNVGFSADPKTLGKISDQIRTKTANIKNVRDVRSVVFGSSVLISVHLNDKSKAEKTKQAIRKAIRPYTDGRSVTILTDEGTLSRDRFINNDLREGGAK; encoded by the coding sequence TTGAAAAGATCAAAATGGTTGCTTCCTGTTTCCGCTTTAATAATGGTTATTGGAATGGCTGGGTGTGCTGGGAATAACCGAGCTGGTGTTAATGAACGTTACAATGATAATGCTCGGCCGATCGGTTATTATTCGAATGAAAATCACCCTAATCAAACTAATGCCTTATTATCAGATAATGATGGTCCACTAACAGAAATGATGGATCACAGCCTTGGTGCAGAGGGGAAAATAGTTCAAAATCAAAAAAGTAGGCTAGTACAGGTGAAGGATAAAAATGGTAATCCTCCAATTCCAACCGCACCACTTGCTACTGATGATCGAAACTTCTCTCAACATGATAATCGTTTTAGCATAAGTGATGCTAATTATTCTGGACATTTAAATCAAAGAAATGTAGGCTTTTCAGCTGATCCAAAAACTCTTGGAAAAATATCTGATCAAATAAGAACGAAGACTGCAAACATCAAAAATGTCCGAGATGTTCGCTCTGTTGTTTTTGGTTCATCTGTTTTAATCTCTGTACATCTAAATGATAAAAGCAAGGCTGAAAAAACCAAGCAAGCCATTCGAAAGGCGATTCGGCCTTACACAGATGGAAGATCGGTAACCATTCTAACGGATGAAGGAACTCTCAGCCGGGATCGATTTATAAATAATGATTTGCGTGAGGGTGGAGCAAAGTAA
- the queA gene encoding tRNA preQ1(34) S-adenosylmethionine ribosyltransferase-isomerase QueA produces MKVELFDFDLPEELIAQVPLKNRTDSRLMVLNKNTGDLKHTIFKDIKEYLQAGDCLVLNDTRVLPARLFGVKKDTGAKIEILLLKQLENDKWETLVKPAKRVKEGTEIDFGEGLLKAVCTETSEHGGRTFQFHFEGIFYEVLDQLGEMPLPPYIKEQLDDRERYQTVFAREPGSAAAPTAGLHFTDSLMDEIRGMGVHIAFITLHVGLGTFRPVSVEDVLEHDMHSEFYTVTKDTADLLNAVRSNGGRIITVGTTSTRTLETIASANNGQFTDGSGWTNIFIYPGYEFKAIDGMITNFHLPKSTLIMLVSALAGRENVLHAYNTAVSERYRFFSFGDAMLII; encoded by the coding sequence ATGAAAGTAGAATTATTTGATTTTGATTTGCCTGAAGAATTAATCGCTCAAGTTCCGCTGAAAAATCGAACTGATAGTCGATTAATGGTTTTAAACAAAAATACTGGTGATCTAAAGCATACAATTTTTAAAGACATTAAGGAATATCTACAAGCAGGCGACTGCCTTGTTTTAAATGATACAAGAGTGCTTCCTGCCCGACTTTTTGGGGTGAAAAAGGATACTGGCGCTAAAATTGAAATTTTACTTTTAAAGCAACTTGAAAATGACAAATGGGAAACACTTGTGAAGCCGGCAAAAAGGGTTAAAGAAGGAACGGAAATTGATTTTGGAGAAGGACTCTTGAAAGCAGTATGTACGGAGACTTCTGAACATGGAGGAAGAACCTTTCAGTTTCATTTTGAGGGGATTTTCTATGAAGTATTAGATCAATTAGGCGAAATGCCTCTTCCGCCCTATATTAAAGAGCAGTTAGATGATCGTGAAAGATACCAGACTGTTTTTGCACGTGAGCCTGGTTCTGCCGCAGCCCCAACAGCTGGACTCCATTTCACTGATTCTCTTATGGATGAGATTAGGGGAATGGGCGTCCATATTGCTTTCATTACATTACATGTTGGTTTGGGTACATTTAGACCTGTGAGTGTAGAGGATGTTTTGGAACATGATATGCACTCGGAGTTTTATACGGTGACAAAAGATACGGCAGATTTGCTTAATGCAGTAAGAAGCAACGGAGGACGTATTATCACGGTTGGCACCACCTCTACAAGAACCCTTGAAACGATTGCTTCCGCAAATAATGGACAATTTACTGATGGCAGTGGCTGGACAAATATATTTATTTATCCTGGGTATGAGTTTAAAGCGATTGATGGAATGATCACAAATTTTCATTTACCTAAATCAACTTTAATCATGCTAGTTAGTGCATTAGCAGGAAGAGAAAATGTACTGCATGCCTATAACACCGCTGTTAGTGAACGATATCGGTTCTTTAGCTTTGGTGATGCTATGTTAATCATCTAA
- the spoVB gene encoding stage V sporulation protein B has translation MSKFLRGTFILLIAGLITRLLGFINRIVIARSIGEEGVGLHMMVFPTFILVVTLTQLGLPVAISKNIAEAEARKDYAEIKKILVVSLTTTISLSIIFTPALILLAPYLSQTLFTDPRTYYPLIAIAPVVPIIAVSSVLRGYFQGRQNMRPSANSQILEQVVRISLIAVMTKAFLPYGVEYAAAAVMISSVIGELVSLLYLMTTFKLKKRFRLRKNFFQYVHSGRKTFNELMAIAIPTTGSRLIGSISWFFEPIVVSHSLAIAGIAAAAATKQYGSLTGYAMPLLMLPSFITNSLAISLVPAISEANSQNDHKIIEYRLQQALRLALLSGGLAVIVLYVLADPLMKLMYGSTKGSDFIRLMAPFFLFYYYQGPLQAVLQALNLARAAMINSLIGAIVKTAVIFLLATQASFGINGAALGIMVGFVLVTVLHFATVLKRIPFSFYIREYFKAFFIMGISGWLGYWLYQNTLVDQHLIIRVLTSMTGMSVFYFILLLLLGLLKKNEVKRIPWIGKPLSKWVLR, from the coding sequence TTCCCAACATTTATTCTTGTAGTTACACTTACTCAACTCGGGCTTCCGGTTGCTATTTCTAAAAATATTGCAGAAGCAGAAGCAAGAAAAGATTATGCAGAAATAAAAAAAATCCTTGTGGTTTCTCTAACTACAACTATTTCATTATCCATTATTTTTACACCTGCTCTAATTCTACTAGCGCCTTATCTCTCACAAACGCTCTTTACAGACCCAAGAACCTATTATCCTTTAATAGCCATTGCTCCTGTTGTACCAATTATTGCAGTTTCTTCCGTGTTAAGAGGGTATTTTCAGGGCAGACAAAACATGCGGCCCTCAGCTAATTCACAAATTTTAGAACAAGTTGTCCGAATCTCGTTAATTGCAGTCATGACCAAAGCATTCCTACCCTACGGAGTGGAATATGCAGCTGCAGCGGTAATGATATCTTCCGTTATTGGCGAACTTGTTTCATTGCTCTACCTAATGACAACATTTAAATTAAAAAAGCGCTTTAGGCTGCGCAAGAATTTTTTCCAATATGTTCATTCTGGCAGAAAAACATTTAACGAACTTATGGCAATTGCGATTCCAACCACCGGTAGTAGATTGATTGGTTCCATATCATGGTTTTTTGAACCTATTGTAGTGTCACATAGTCTCGCAATTGCAGGAATTGCAGCTGCTGCAGCTACAAAGCAATATGGGTCACTTACTGGTTATGCAATGCCCTTATTAATGCTTCCATCATTTATAACTAATTCATTAGCCATCTCACTAGTTCCTGCTATAAGTGAGGCCAATTCTCAAAATGACCACAAGATAATTGAGTATAGACTACAACAAGCCTTAAGACTAGCTTTGTTAAGTGGAGGACTAGCCGTTATTGTGTTGTATGTTTTGGCAGACCCTTTAATGAAACTCATGTATGGCTCTACAAAAGGTTCTGATTTTATCAGGTTAATGGCACCATTCTTTTTATTTTATTATTATCAGGGCCCCTTGCAGGCCGTATTACAGGCATTAAATTTAGCACGAGCGGCAATGATTAATAGTCTAATTGGAGCAATTGTAAAGACAGCCGTTATTTTTTTACTTGCAACGCAGGCTTCTTTTGGGATAAATGGTGCTGCTCTAGGGATAATGGTTGGTTTTGTTTTGGTCACCGTCCTCCATTTTGCAACCGTATTAAAAAGAATCCCCTTTTCCTTTTACATTCGTGAATATTTTAAGGCTTTTTTCATAATGGGGATTTCAGGTTGGTTAGGCTACTGGTTATATCAAAACACCCTCGTTGATCAACATTTGATCATTCGAGTACTTACATCAATGACGGGAATGTCTGTTTTCTACTTCATTTTGTTGCTCTTGCTAGGACTTTTGAAAAAAAATGAGGTTAAACGAATTCCATGGATTGGAAAACCATTATCAAAATGGGTTTTACGTTAA
- the tgt gene encoding tRNA guanosine(34) transglycosylase Tgt has product MTAIRYEFIKTCKQTGARLGRVHTPHGSFDTPAFMPVGTLATVKTMAPEDLKEMGSGIILSNTYHLWLRPGHEIVKEAGGLHKFMNWDRAILTDSGGFQVFSLSEFRKIEEEGVHFRNHLNGDKLFLSPEKAMEIQNALGSDIMMAFDECPPFPATFEYMKKSVERTSRWAERCLKGHQRPQDQGLFGIVQGGEYEELRKHSAKDLVSLDFPGYAVGGLSVGEPKDVMNRVLEFTTPLLPTNKPRYLMGVGSPDSLIDGSIRGIDMFDCVLPTRIARNGTLMTSNGRLVVKNAKYARDFGPIDENCDCYTCRNYSRAYIRHLIRCEETFGIRLTSYHNLYFLLRLMEKIRQAIREDRLGDFREEFFERYGFNKPDAKNF; this is encoded by the coding sequence TTGACCGCCATACGCTACGAATTTATCAAAACATGTAAACAAACTGGAGCACGACTCGGCCGTGTCCATACACCGCATGGTTCTTTCGATACACCTGCATTTATGCCAGTTGGAACACTTGCAACAGTAAAGACTATGGCCCCTGAAGATTTAAAAGAAATGGGCTCTGGCATTATTTTAAGCAACACCTACCATTTATGGCTTCGTCCTGGGCACGAGATTGTGAAAGAAGCAGGTGGTCTTCATAAATTTATGAATTGGGATCGAGCCATTCTAACCGATTCAGGTGGATTTCAAGTTTTTAGTTTAAGTGAATTCCGAAAAATTGAAGAAGAAGGAGTTCATTTTCGGAATCATTTAAATGGTGATAAGCTATTTTTATCACCTGAAAAGGCAATGGAAATACAAAATGCATTAGGATCAGATATTATGATGGCATTTGATGAATGCCCGCCATTTCCGGCTACATTTGAATATATGAAAAAATCAGTAGAACGGACTTCAAGATGGGCTGAAAGGTGTCTAAAAGGGCATCAGCGTCCACAGGATCAAGGTCTGTTTGGAATAGTTCAGGGTGGCGAGTACGAAGAACTTCGGAAGCATAGTGCCAAAGATCTTGTTTCACTTGATTTTCCAGGCTATGCTGTTGGGGGGCTATCAGTTGGAGAACCAAAAGATGTTATGAATCGTGTTCTTGAGTTTACGACCCCATTGTTGCCAACCAATAAACCACGTTATTTAATGGGTGTTGGCTCGCCAGATTCCTTAATTGATGGTTCGATCCGCGGAATTGATATGTTTGATTGTGTGTTACCGACAAGAATTGCGAGAAATGGAACGCTGATGACAAGCAATGGTAGACTTGTTGTTAAAAACGCGAAATACGCACGTGATTTCGGGCCGATTGATGAAAATTGCGATTGTTATACATGCCGAAACTATAGTCGGGCGTACATCCGCCATTTGATCCGATGTGAAGAAACTTTTGGAATTCGATTAACGTCTTACCATAATCTCTATTTTCTGTTAAGATTAATGGAGAAAATCAGACAAGCCATTAGGGAAGACCGGCTTGGTGATTTTAGAGAAGAATTTTTTGAACGTTATGGCTTTAATAAGCCTGACGCGAAAAATTTCTAA
- a CDS encoding BofC C-terminal domain-containing protein, giving the protein MRIKLTVVLRTFIAAITVFLIMFIVQGTGIIMVGSAAKMDTFHLQQNGEPLYLKVVFERIYLDGEVSEEVVNESVSSLKEFWAKYDQWQLVDVNETKVTFRKNVDDISPLLKANGFFGVTHEGVLSIFNGKPERSRIIQSFFQIDIKKLESKKQEELIHGIPIKTKDHYVEVLETFKPYSTNDLQGN; this is encoded by the coding sequence ATGAGAATCAAGCTGACAGTTGTTCTGCGAACTTTTATTGCTGCAATTACTGTTTTTCTCATCATGTTTATTGTTCAGGGTACTGGAATTATTATGGTTGGTTCTGCCGCAAAAATGGACACCTTTCATCTACAACAAAATGGGGAACCCCTTTATTTGAAGGTTGTCTTCGAGAGAATTTATCTTGATGGTGAAGTAAGTGAAGAGGTGGTCAATGAGTCTGTCTCGTCATTAAAAGAATTTTGGGCAAAATATGATCAGTGGCAGCTTGTTGATGTTAACGAAACAAAAGTTACTTTTAGAAAGAATGTCGATGACATTTCTCCACTTTTGAAGGCAAATGGTTTTTTTGGAGTGACTCATGAAGGTGTTTTGAGCATTTTTAATGGTAAGCCCGAACGATCAAGAATTATTCAATCCTTTTTCCAAATAGATATAAAAAAACTTGAGAGTAAAAAACAGGAAGAGCTTATTCATGGGATCCCCATTAAAACAAAGGATCACTATGTAGAGGTATTAGAGACATTTAAGCCATATTCAACAAATGACTTGCAAGGAAATTAA